In the genome of Gordonia rubripertincta, one region contains:
- the modA gene encoding molybdate ABC transporter substrate-binding protein gives MRRSAVALVVAVLLLVAGCSADTGSEDGSTLDVSAAASLKKAFTAIAEDFEKQHPGVDVRLSFDGSSTLANQIRQGAPADVFASADEKSMAKLGRLAVDPKIFATNTLVIVTARGNPLGIGSFADLAKPGVTAVVCQSAQPCGAATDVVEKNTGITVDAVSQEQSVSAVLTKVTTGQADAGVVYVTDARAAGDQVAMVADPAFSEVVNAYPIATVDGADHRELGSQFVDLVLGETGQRILRDAGFGAP, from the coding sequence ATGAGGAGGTCGGCGGTCGCTCTGGTGGTAGCCGTGCTGCTCCTCGTTGCGGGCTGCTCGGCGGATACGGGTTCGGAGGATGGGTCGACTCTCGACGTCTCTGCGGCGGCGTCGCTGAAGAAGGCCTTCACCGCGATCGCGGAGGATTTCGAGAAGCAGCATCCCGGCGTCGATGTGCGCCTGTCCTTCGACGGTTCGTCGACCCTCGCCAACCAGATTCGGCAGGGGGCGCCCGCCGATGTCTTCGCAAGCGCAGACGAGAAGAGCATGGCGAAACTCGGCAGACTCGCCGTCGACCCGAAGATCTTCGCGACCAACACCCTGGTGATCGTCACCGCGCGCGGAAACCCCTTGGGTATCGGCTCTTTCGCGGATCTCGCGAAGCCCGGCGTGACTGCAGTGGTGTGTCAGTCCGCTCAACCGTGTGGAGCCGCGACCGACGTCGTGGAGAAGAACACGGGCATCACTGTCGACGCGGTGTCGCAGGAACAGTCGGTGAGCGCCGTGCTCACCAAGGTCACGACCGGGCAGGCCGACGCCGGGGTCGTGTATGTGACCGACGCCCGCGCAGCCGGTGACCAGGTGGCCATGGTGGCCGATCCGGCGTTCTCGGAGGTGGTCAACGCGTACCCGATCGCGACGGTCGACGGTGCCGATCACAGAGAGCTGGGTTCGCAGTTCGTGGATCTCGTTCTCGGCGAGACCGGTCAGCGCATCCTGCGCGACGCCGGTTTCGGGGCTCCATGA
- a CDS encoding ABC transporter permease, producing MTMRAGLARRDPTGLPVWTYGLAALGVLLIVLPPLALLFRSPWGTFVEQVTSPSSLDALRLSLVTAMISTVCCLLIGVPMAVIFARHDGVVVRVVRSLVLLPLVLPPVVGGLALLYTFGRLGIVGEHLHDAGIDIAFTVTAVVLAQTFVALPFLVISVEGAVRVVGTRYEEVAATLGAGPTRTLWRVTLPLVAPSLLAGVVLAFARALGEFGATITFAGNAPGITQTAPLAIYVSAIDDPQAAIPLSLVLVVISLVVVVGVHSRRRRAGAGAL from the coding sequence ATGACCATGCGTGCGGGACTCGCTCGTCGTGATCCGACGGGCTTACCGGTTTGGACGTACGGGCTGGCCGCGCTCGGTGTGCTGTTGATCGTCCTGCCGCCGTTGGCGTTGCTGTTCCGGTCGCCCTGGGGCACCTTCGTGGAGCAGGTGACGTCGCCGTCTTCGCTTGATGCGCTGCGGCTCTCGTTGGTCACCGCGATGATCAGCACGGTCTGCTGCCTGCTGATCGGTGTGCCGATGGCGGTGATCTTCGCGCGTCATGACGGGGTGGTCGTACGGGTGGTGCGATCGCTGGTTCTGCTGCCGCTCGTCCTGCCGCCGGTGGTCGGCGGCCTGGCCCTGCTGTACACGTTCGGTCGGCTCGGGATCGTGGGAGAACATCTGCACGACGCCGGGATCGACATCGCCTTCACGGTCACGGCGGTGGTGCTGGCACAGACCTTCGTCGCGCTCCCGTTCCTGGTGATCAGTGTCGAAGGTGCTGTGCGCGTGGTGGGTACGAGGTACGAGGAGGTGGCTGCGACACTCGGTGCGGGTCCGACCCGGACGTTGTGGCGGGTCACGCTGCCGCTGGTGGCGCCGTCGCTGCTCGCCGGTGTGGTGCTCGCTTTCGCACGCGCACTCGGCGAGTTCGGTGCGACGATCACCTTCGCCGGCAACGCGCCTGGCATCACGCAGACCGCACCGCTGGCCATCTATGTTTCGGCGATCGACGACCCGCAGGCCGCGATCCCCTTGTCGCTTGTCCTGGTGGTGATCTCATTGGTCGTCGTGGTGGGCGTGCACAGTCGGCGGCGCCGGGCCGGGGCGGGTGCGCTGTGA
- a CDS encoding sigma-70 family RNA polymerase sigma factor → MTTTAGESVHDADFLGIAEPFRREIIAHCYRMMGSHHDAEDLAQETFLRAWRGYAKFDHRSSVRTWLHKIATNTCLTALQSSQRRPLPSGLGGDAFDPTDDLLQNHEVPWLEPYAGTVDEITPGDDADPAFVVGARESVRLAFIAALQHLPERQRAVLILRDVLQWRAAEVADTIGVTTATVNSLLQRAREQLKTARPQAESSSSDPSVLDDDAKRELLARYVSAFERYDVDAIAAMFTDKAIWEMPPFTGWYQGPEAIGTLIRKNCPAEKAGDQILLPTVANGQPAFGLYMREPDGVHRPFQLQVLDIDPVTRKVGHVVAFFSDTMEEDFARFGLPATPYDAPTRTAPGPWH, encoded by the coding sequence ATGACCACAACCGCGGGTGAGTCCGTCCACGACGCCGATTTCCTCGGGATCGCCGAACCGTTCCGTCGCGAGATCATCGCCCACTGCTACCGGATGATGGGCTCCCACCACGACGCGGAGGACCTCGCCCAGGAGACGTTCCTGCGCGCGTGGCGCGGCTACGCCAAATTCGACCACCGCTCCTCGGTGCGGACCTGGCTGCACAAGATCGCGACCAACACCTGCCTCACGGCACTACAGAGCTCACAGCGTCGCCCGCTTCCGTCCGGGCTCGGTGGCGACGCCTTCGACCCCACCGACGACCTGCTCCAGAACCACGAGGTGCCGTGGCTGGAGCCGTATGCCGGCACCGTCGACGAGATCACCCCCGGCGACGACGCCGACCCGGCCTTCGTCGTGGGCGCACGGGAATCGGTGCGACTGGCGTTCATCGCCGCCTTGCAGCACCTGCCGGAACGGCAGCGTGCGGTGCTGATCCTGCGCGACGTCCTGCAGTGGCGGGCCGCCGAGGTCGCCGACACCATCGGCGTCACCACCGCGACCGTCAACAGTCTTCTGCAGCGCGCCCGAGAGCAGCTCAAGACCGCCCGGCCCCAGGCGGAGTCTTCGAGTTCGGACCCGTCGGTCCTCGACGACGACGCCAAGCGGGAACTGCTCGCCCGGTATGTGTCGGCCTTCGAGCGCTACGACGTCGATGCGATCGCCGCGATGTTCACCGACAAGGCGATCTGGGAGATGCCGCCGTTCACCGGTTGGTACCAGGGCCCGGAGGCCATCGGGACCCTCATCCGCAAGAACTGCCCGGCAGAGAAGGCCGGCGACCAGATCCTGCTGCCCACGGTCGCCAACGGGCAACCGGCGTTCGGGCTGTACATGCGCGAACCAGACGGGGTTCATCGGCCGTTCCAGCTCCAGGTCCTCGACATCGATCCGGTGACGAGGAAGGTCGGGCACGTGGTGGCCTTCTTCAGCGACACCATGGAGGAGGACTTCGCCAGGTTCGGGCTCCCCGCCACCCCGTACGACGCACCCACACGGACCGCGCCCGGCCCCTGGCACTGA
- a CDS encoding ROK family transcriptional regulator: MHVSTPRLELSNKPAALVLRAARLAGPLFRDDAAERTGLSISTVNRQVSALLKAGLIRERADLAPSGAIGRPRLPFEVNLAEFLTLGIHIGYKVTSITTHDLLHRVVGAIQIPTPEADTPEETLAAIGVSARRFAERWNGKRVLWVGVALGGRVAEGGIVDHPRLGWEGAPVGRVIAEAVGLPVSVASHVEAMAAAELVLNPDDEQSSFLYFYAREMLGIAFSVGGTVHTPTAGPPVIGHFPTGATTLLDPHRTGRLEPAVSDTGIVEAAQALELSVTDVEGLHGLARTGDATARALFEERAEVLGRTVGLIADIFNPDHIILGGQAFTDYPTTLPTVARAVRETSIVAKRDVRVSHSGATVQQQAAGAVSLDAIYSDPLQAITLTA, translated from the coding sequence GTGCACGTCTCGACGCCGCGCCTCGAGCTGTCGAACAAGCCGGCCGCGCTCGTCCTCCGGGCCGCGCGACTGGCCGGCCCGCTGTTCCGCGACGATGCCGCCGAGCGCACCGGTCTGAGTATTTCGACGGTCAACCGCCAGGTCAGTGCCCTGCTGAAGGCCGGTCTGATCCGCGAACGCGCCGACCTGGCCCCGTCTGGAGCCATCGGACGCCCGCGCCTGCCCTTCGAGGTCAACCTCGCCGAGTTCCTCACCCTCGGTATTCACATCGGCTACAAGGTCACCTCGATCACCACCCACGACCTGCTCCACCGCGTGGTCGGTGCGATCCAGATCCCGACCCCGGAGGCCGACACCCCCGAGGAAACCCTCGCCGCGATCGGTGTGAGCGCTCGCCGCTTCGCCGAGCGCTGGAACGGGAAGCGCGTGCTCTGGGTCGGCGTCGCACTCGGCGGCCGTGTCGCCGAGGGCGGCATCGTCGATCATCCCCGCCTCGGCTGGGAAGGCGCGCCCGTCGGACGGGTCATCGCCGAGGCGGTCGGACTGCCGGTGTCCGTCGCCTCGCACGTCGAGGCGATGGCAGCCGCCGAGTTGGTCCTGAACCCCGACGACGAGCAGTCGAGCTTCCTGTACTTCTACGCCCGCGAGATGCTGGGCATCGCTTTCAGTGTCGGCGGAACCGTGCACACCCCGACCGCGGGACCTCCGGTCATCGGACACTTTCCGACCGGTGCCACCACACTGCTCGACCCGCACCGCACGGGTCGACTCGAGCCGGCGGTCAGCGACACCGGCATCGTCGAAGCCGCTCAGGCGCTGGAACTTTCGGTGACCGACGTCGAAGGTCTGCACGGCCTCGCCCGTACGGGCGATGCCACCGCGCGCGCCCTCTTCGAGGAGCGCGCCGAGGTGCTCGGCCGCACGGTCGGCCTCATCGCCGACATCTTCAACCCGGACCACATCATCCTCGGCGGTCAGGCGTTCACCGACTACCCGACCACCCTGCCCACGGTGGCCCGTGCGGTTCGTGAGACCTCGATCGTCGCCAAGCGTGATGTGCGAGTGTCACATTCGGGAGCCACGGTGCAGCAGCAGGCCGCGGGTGCGGTCTCCCTGGACGCGATCTACAGCGACCCGCTGCAGGCAATCACCCTGACTGCCTGA
- a CDS encoding ATP-binding cassette domain-containing protein, which yields MNSVSVPAAAPGDVATSDVAIEAIDLVKRFGDFTAVDGVSFTVPRGSVLGLLGPNGAGKTTTVRMMTTLSPPTSGTARIAGYDVIEQPGMVRQNMGLTGQAATVDEILTGRENLRMIGGLYGIGRKTLTRRSDELLEQFSLTEAGNKPVKSYSGGMRRRLDLAVSLLASPPVLFLDEPTTGLDPRSRSELWDVLRDLVSDGTTLLLTTQYLEEADQLADDIVVIDKGKIIAHGTPLQLKEQAGSASLVLTVSRGEDLPAAEALLRKNGAEVFVDVPARRLTTASGGLGDLPRVAAWFDESGIAVDDFGLARPSLDDVFLSLTGHRAEDTTNTTDEETA from the coding sequence ATGAACTCAGTCTCAGTTCCCGCCGCCGCGCCCGGCGATGTCGCGACGTCCGATGTTGCCATCGAGGCCATCGACCTGGTCAAACGCTTCGGCGATTTCACCGCGGTCGACGGTGTCAGCTTCACGGTCCCGCGCGGGTCCGTGCTCGGTCTACTCGGCCCCAACGGCGCCGGCAAGACCACCACTGTCCGGATGATGACCACCCTGTCGCCGCCGACGAGTGGGACCGCCCGCATCGCCGGCTACGACGTGATCGAGCAACCCGGCATGGTCCGCCAGAACATGGGCCTCACCGGCCAGGCGGCCACCGTCGACGAGATCCTCACCGGTCGTGAGAACCTGCGCATGATCGGTGGCCTCTACGGCATCGGCCGCAAGACCCTGACCCGTCGCTCCGACGAACTCCTGGAGCAGTTCTCCCTCACCGAAGCGGGGAACAAACCGGTCAAGTCGTACTCCGGCGGTATGCGCCGCCGACTCGACCTCGCGGTCAGCCTGCTCGCATCGCCACCCGTGTTGTTCCTCGACGAGCCGACCACCGGCCTCGACCCGCGGAGCCGCTCGGAACTGTGGGATGTCCTGCGTGACCTCGTGTCCGACGGGACCACTCTCCTGCTGACGACCCAGTACCTCGAAGAGGCCGACCAGCTCGCCGACGACATCGTCGTCATCGACAAAGGCAAGATCATCGCCCACGGCACACCGCTGCAGCTCAAGGAGCAGGCCGGTTCGGCCAGCCTGGTGCTGACCGTTTCCCGCGGTGAAGATCTCCCGGCGGCCGAGGCGCTGCTGCGCAAGAACGGTGCCGAGGTGTTCGTCGACGTCCCCGCACGCCGACTCACCACCGCCTCCGGCGGCCTCGGCGACCTCCCCCGCGTCGCCGCCTGGTTCGACGAAAGCGGGATCGCCGTCGACGATTTCGGCCTCGCACGCCCGAGCCTCGACGACGTCTTCCTGTCCCTCACCGGCCACCGCGCCGAGGACACCACCAACACCACCGACGAGGAGACCGCCTGA
- a CDS encoding TOBE domain-containing protein, translating to MTAIRIKDAATLLGVSDDTIRRWVASGVLELSEDGPVAMVDGARLAELARERAVAPDDGAPVSRSARNRFTGLVTEVLMDGVMAQVTLQCGPFEVTSLMSAQSARELELAPGSVATAIVKSTNVIVETTRGDR from the coding sequence GTGACCGCGATACGGATCAAGGATGCCGCTACTCTGCTCGGCGTCAGTGACGACACCATCCGTCGATGGGTCGCGTCCGGGGTGCTCGAACTGTCCGAGGACGGCCCGGTGGCGATGGTCGACGGTGCCCGTCTCGCGGAGCTGGCACGGGAGCGTGCGGTCGCCCCCGATGACGGGGCGCCCGTTTCGCGGTCGGCCCGTAACCGTTTCACCGGTCTCGTCACCGAAGTGCTGATGGACGGCGTCATGGCGCAGGTGACGCTGCAGTGCGGGCCGTTCGAGGTGACCTCGCTGATGAGTGCGCAGTCGGCGCGTGAGTTGGAGCTGGCGCCGGGATCGGTCGCCACCGCGATCGTGAAGTCGACGAATGTCATCGTCGAGACGACGCGGGGCGACCGATGA
- a CDS encoding ABC transporter permease yields the protein MTTTAEKDAVVANTSRVHPTTLWQQSWIMVKRNMIHTRRMPEMLSDVTIQPIMFVVLFAYVFGASIQTDSASYKEFLLPGIMGQTIVFTAFIVASGITADLEKGIIDRFRSLPIRRSSVLIGRSIASVMHSSIGIVVMSLTGLAIGWRIRGSFVEAVLAYGLLLLFGFAMIWFGILIGSWLRTVEAVNGFMFSTLFPITFLSNAFVPTDPMPTWLRTIAEWNPMSSLVQALRVLWGNGPEFGPGSALPLQHPVISTIIWAVALTLIFAPFALRAYNKRTID from the coding sequence ATGACCACCACTGCCGAGAAAGACGCGGTGGTCGCGAACACGTCGCGCGTCCATCCGACCACCCTGTGGCAACAGTCCTGGATCATGGTCAAGCGCAACATGATCCACACCAGACGCATGCCGGAGATGCTCTCCGATGTCACGATCCAGCCGATCATGTTCGTGGTCTTGTTCGCGTATGTGTTCGGAGCGTCGATCCAGACCGACAGCGCGTCCTACAAAGAGTTCCTGCTGCCGGGCATCATGGGGCAGACGATCGTGTTCACGGCGTTCATCGTGGCGTCGGGAATCACTGCCGATCTCGAGAAGGGCATCATCGACCGGTTCCGGTCGCTACCCATCCGACGGTCGTCAGTGCTGATCGGCCGGAGCATCGCGAGTGTCATGCACAGTTCCATCGGAATCGTGGTGATGTCGCTGACCGGTCTCGCGATCGGATGGCGTATCCGCGGGTCGTTCGTCGAAGCCGTTCTCGCGTACGGCCTGCTACTCCTGTTCGGTTTCGCGATGATCTGGTTCGGCATTCTCATCGGCTCATGGCTGCGCACCGTGGAGGCGGTGAACGGCTTCATGTTCTCGACGCTGTTCCCGATCACGTTCCTGTCGAACGCCTTCGTCCCGACCGACCCGATGCCCACCTGGCTGCGGACGATCGCCGAATGGAACCCGATGTCATCACTCGTCCAGGCATTGCGTGTCCTGTGGGGCAACGGTCCGGAGTTCGGTCCGGGTTCGGCACTGCCGCTCCAGCATCCGGTGATCTCGACCATCATCTGGGCGGTCGCGCTGACCCTGATCTTCGCACCGTTCGCCCTGCGCGCCTACAACAAGCGGACCATCGACTGA